One window of the Deltaproteobacteria bacterium genome contains the following:
- the ettA gene encoding energy-dependent translational throttle protein EttA, with protein sequence MAEFIYTLRDLRKVVGTDRVILDGITLAFYPGAKIGVVGPNGTGKSSLLRILAGEDQDFLGEARPADGIRIGYLPQEPRLDPSKDVQGNVEEGVAELRDLLRRFEAVSARFGEELSEDEMNALVEEQGKLQDRIDAANGWELERTLEIAMDALRCPPPDAKVDTLSGGERRRVALCRLLLAKPDLLLLDEPTNHLDAESVAWLERHLQEYPGTVIAVTHDRYFLDNVAEWILELDRGGYYPFKGNYTSWLEQKQKRLEQDEKKASARRRTLERELEWVRMSPRARQAKSKARVRAYEELRAEEEARLPETVEISIPIGPRLGEVVVEAEHLVKGFGERLLIDDLSFALPPGGIVGVIGPNGAGKTTLFRMIVGEEKPDAGTLRLGDTVKLAYVDQSRDALDGAKTVWQEISGGDDVILVGKREVPSRAYVSAFGFKGGEQQKLVGSLSGGERNRLHLAKLLKSGGNVLLLDEPSNDLDVDTLRALEEALLGFSGCVVVISHDRWFLDRIATHILAFEGDSHVEWFEGNFQDYEADRKRRLGADADQPHRIRYKKITR encoded by the coding sequence TTGGCCGAGTTCATCTACACGCTGCGCGACCTGCGCAAGGTCGTCGGCACGGATCGCGTGATCCTCGACGGCATCACGCTGGCGTTCTACCCGGGCGCGAAGATCGGGGTGGTCGGCCCGAACGGTACGGGCAAGAGCTCGCTGCTGCGCATCCTGGCGGGCGAGGACCAGGACTTCCTGGGCGAGGCGCGCCCGGCCGACGGGATCCGCATCGGCTACCTGCCGCAGGAGCCGCGGCTCGACCCGAGCAAGGACGTGCAGGGCAACGTCGAGGAGGGCGTGGCCGAGCTACGTGACCTCCTGCGCCGCTTCGAGGCGGTGTCGGCGCGCTTCGGCGAGGAGCTCTCCGAGGACGAGATGAACGCGCTCGTCGAGGAGCAGGGGAAGCTCCAGGACCGGATCGACGCCGCCAACGGATGGGAGCTCGAGCGCACGCTCGAGATCGCCATGGACGCCCTGCGCTGCCCGCCGCCGGACGCCAAGGTGGATACGCTCTCGGGCGGCGAGCGGCGGCGCGTGGCGCTCTGCCGGCTGCTCCTCGCGAAGCCGGATCTGCTCCTGCTCGACGAGCCCACCAACCATCTGGACGCCGAGTCGGTGGCCTGGCTCGAGCGACACCTCCAGGAGTACCCGGGCACGGTCATCGCCGTCACCCACGACCGGTACTTCCTCGACAACGTGGCGGAGTGGATCCTCGAGCTCGACCGCGGCGGCTACTACCCCTTCAAGGGCAACTACACCTCCTGGCTCGAGCAGAAGCAGAAGCGCCTCGAGCAGGACGAGAAGAAGGCGAGCGCCCGGCGCCGCACCCTCGAACGGGAGCTCGAATGGGTGCGCATGTCCCCGCGCGCGCGCCAGGCCAAGAGCAAGGCGCGCGTGCGCGCCTACGAGGAGCTGCGCGCCGAGGAGGAGGCGCGGCTGCCGGAGACGGTCGAGATCTCGATCCCGATCGGGCCGCGGCTCGGCGAGGTGGTGGTCGAGGCCGAGCACCTCGTCAAGGGCTTCGGCGAGCGCCTGCTGATCGACGATCTGAGCTTCGCGCTCCCGCCCGGTGGCATCGTCGGCGTGATCGGGCCGAACGGCGCCGGCAAGACCACGTTGTTCCGGATGATCGTCGGTGAGGAGAAGCCGGATGCCGGCACGCTCCGGCTCGGTGACACCGTGAAGCTCGCCTACGTCGACCAGAGCCGCGACGCGCTCGACGGCGCGAAGACCGTGTGGCAGGAGATCTCGGGCGGTGACGACGTGATCCTGGTCGGCAAGCGCGAGGTACCTTCGCGAGCCTACGTCTCGGCCTTCGGCTTCAAGGGCGGCGAACAGCAGAAGCTCGTGGGCTCGCTCTCGGGCGGCGAGCGCAACCGCCTGCACCTCGCCAAGCTGCTCAAGAGCGGCGGCAACGTGCTCCTGCTCGACGAGCCCTCGAACGACCTCGACGTCGACACCCTGCGCGCCCTCGAGGAGGCGCTGCTCGGCTTCTCGGGCTGCGTCGTGGTGATCAGCCACGATCGCTGGTTCCTCGACCGGATCGCCACCCACATCCTGGCGTTCGAGGGTGACAGCCACGTCGAGTGGTTCGAGGGCAACTTCCAGGACTACGAGGCGGATCGCAAGCGCAGGCTCGGCGCCGACGCGGACCAGCCGCACCGGATCCGGTACAAGAAGATCACCCGCTAG
- a CDS encoding nitroreductase family protein, producing MDLAVCDRLLTTTRSVRKRLDFSRPVPREVVERCLEIALQAPTGSNAQGWHFYVVTDPAQKEGLAALYRRAFELYANNPALQRPYAAGDPRARQHPKVYASASHLAEHLHEAPLLVIPCIEGRVENAGVLAQASVYGSILPAAWSFMLALRARGLGAAWTTLHLMYEQEAAKLLGIPAALTQCALLPVAYTTGSDFRPAERLPLARVLHWDRW from the coding sequence ATGGATCTCGCCGTCTGCGACCGGCTGCTCACCACCACCCGCTCGGTGCGCAAGCGCCTCGACTTCTCGCGCCCGGTGCCGCGCGAGGTCGTCGAGCGCTGCCTCGAGATCGCCCTCCAGGCGCCCACCGGCTCGAACGCGCAGGGCTGGCACTTCTACGTGGTCACGGACCCTGCGCAGAAGGAGGGCCTCGCAGCGCTCTACCGCCGGGCGTTCGAGCTGTACGCGAACAACCCGGCGCTCCAGCGGCCGTACGCCGCGGGCGACCCCCGCGCGCGCCAGCACCCGAAGGTGTACGCCTCGGCGAGCCATCTGGCCGAGCACCTGCACGAGGCGCCGCTCCTCGTGATCCCCTGCATCGAGGGCCGCGTCGAGAACGCCGGCGTGCTCGCGCAGGCCTCCGTCTACGGCTCGATCCTGCCCGCGGCCTGGTCCTTCATGCTGGCGCTGCGCGCGCGCGGGCTCGGGGCGGCCTGGACCACGCTCCACCTGATGTACGAGCAGGAGGCCGCGAAGCTCCTCGGCATCCCGGCGGCGCTCACCCAGTGCGCCCTGCTGCCGGTCGCCTACACGACGGGCTCCGACTTCCGGCCCGCCGAGCGCCTGCCCCTCGCGCGCGTGCTGCACTGGGATCGCTGGTAG
- a CDS encoding NAD(P)-dependent oxidoreductase gives MAHVAFLCLGAMGGPMAGHLARAGHAVAVWNRTPAKAHAWAATHGGRVAASPAAAATGAAAVFACTGDDGALRAITAGPQGALAAMAPGSLFVDHTTVSAEATRELAAVAAARGVAWIDAPVSGGEEGARKGQLSVMAGGEAEAFARIEPLLACYARTAVRLGPTGAGQLAKMVNQICIAGLVEALAEGLRFAERAGLDPGAVFAVLAEGAAGSWQMRQRTPSMIERRFDFGFAVDWMRKDLGIALDEARRNGAALPITEAVDRRYAALQARGHGRLDTSSLVLLLDEG, from the coding sequence GTGGCCCACGTCGCGTTCCTGTGTCTGGGGGCGATGGGCGGACCGATGGCGGGCCACCTGGCGCGGGCCGGGCACGCGGTGGCGGTGTGGAACCGGACCCCGGCGAAGGCGCACGCGTGGGCAGCCACGCACGGTGGCCGCGTCGCCGCGAGCCCGGCCGCGGCCGCGACGGGCGCCGCCGCGGTCTTCGCCTGCACCGGCGACGACGGCGCGTTGCGTGCGATCACGGCGGGCCCGCAGGGTGCCCTGGCGGCGATGGCACCGGGGAGCCTCTTCGTCGATCATACGACGGTGTCGGCCGAGGCGACGCGTGAGCTCGCGGCGGTGGCGGCGGCGCGCGGGGTCGCCTGGATCGACGCGCCGGTCTCGGGCGGCGAGGAGGGCGCCCGGAAGGGCCAGCTCAGCGTGATGGCCGGCGGGGAGGCGGAGGCCTTCGCGCGGATCGAGCCGCTGCTCGCCTGCTACGCGAGGACGGCGGTGCGGCTCGGCCCGACGGGTGCCGGCCAGCTCGCGAAGATGGTGAACCAGATCTGCATCGCCGGTCTGGTCGAGGCGCTCGCCGAGGGCCTGCGCTTCGCCGAGCGTGCCGGGCTCGATCCGGGGGCTGTCTTCGCGGTGCTCGCCGAGGGCGCCGCCGGCTCCTGGCAGATGCGCCAGCGCACGCCGAGCATGATCGAGCGCCGCTTCGATTTCGGCTTCGCGGTCGACTGGATGCGCAAGGACCTCGGGATCGCGCTCGACGAGGCGCGCCGCAACGGTGCTGCGCTGCCGATCACCGAGGCCGTCGACCGCCGCTACGCGGCGCTCCAGGCGCGTGGTCACGGCCGGCTCGACACCTCGAGCCTCGTCCTGCTGCTCGACGAGGGTTAG
- the leuA gene encoding 2-isopropylmalate synthase, whose protein sequence is MSPMRAAKYRPFPTIDLPDRTWPGRALVAPPVWCSVDLRDGNQALVEPMGPERKLRLWEQLLAIGFREIEVGFPSASGTDFDFVRQLVAERRIPRDVTIQVLTQAREDLIRRTFESIRGTRRAIVHLYNSTSTLQRRVVFGLDRAGIVEIAVRGAALVRELCRTVPDTDVILEYSPESFTATELDFAVEICEAVMAVWEPTPERKIILNLPSTVEMATPNVYADQIEWFGREVRDRASVVLSVHPHNDRGTAVAAAELAVMAGADRVEGTLFGNGERTGNVDLVTLALNLYTQGIDPGLALEDIDAIRAVAEHCNRLPVHPRHPYAGELVFTAFSGSHQDAIKKGFAALGPEVWEIPYLPIDPADLGRSYEAVIRINSQSGKGGVAWVLEADHGLRLPRRLQVEFSRAVQAAADASEEEIDSARLWALFEREYLDEGVLALLEHRVVPEDGDGRVRVEATVRFQGALRRIAGEGAGPIDAFVTALRKELGLEVHVADYAEHALGEGEDALAAAYVELRRPGGTTTWGAARHRSIVTASLEAVVSATNRIAAGASGGTLQP, encoded by the coding sequence ATGTCCCCGATGCGAGCCGCGAAGTACCGGCCGTTCCCGACCATCGACCTGCCCGACCGCACCTGGCCCGGGCGCGCGCTCGTGGCGCCGCCCGTCTGGTGCAGCGTGGACCTGCGCGACGGCAACCAGGCGCTCGTCGAGCCGATGGGCCCGGAGCGCAAGCTGCGCCTGTGGGAGCAGCTCCTCGCGATCGGCTTCCGCGAGATCGAGGTGGGCTTCCCGAGCGCGTCCGGCACCGACTTCGACTTCGTGCGCCAGCTCGTCGCCGAGCGGCGCATCCCGCGGGACGTCACGATCCAGGTGCTCACCCAGGCCCGCGAGGACCTGATCCGGCGCACCTTCGAGTCGATCCGGGGTACGCGCCGGGCGATCGTCCACCTCTACAACTCGACGAGCACGCTCCAGCGCCGCGTCGTGTTCGGGCTCGACCGGGCCGGGATCGTCGAGATCGCCGTGCGCGGCGCCGCGCTCGTCCGCGAGCTGTGCCGCACGGTGCCCGACACCGACGTGATCCTCGAGTACTCGCCCGAGAGCTTCACCGCCACCGAGCTCGACTTCGCGGTCGAGATCTGCGAGGCCGTGATGGCGGTCTGGGAGCCGACGCCCGAACGGAAGATCATCCTGAACCTGCCCTCGACCGTGGAGATGGCGACGCCCAACGTGTACGCGGACCAGATCGAGTGGTTCGGGCGCGAGGTGCGCGACCGCGCGTCGGTCGTGCTCTCCGTGCACCCCCACAACGACCGCGGCACGGCCGTCGCGGCTGCGGAGCTGGCCGTCATGGCCGGCGCCGACCGGGTCGAGGGCACCCTCTTCGGCAACGGCGAGCGCACCGGCAACGTCGACCTGGTGACGCTCGCGCTCAATCTCTACACGCAGGGGATCGACCCGGGGCTCGCGCTGGAGGACATCGACGCGATCCGCGCCGTGGCCGAGCACTGCAACCGGCTGCCGGTGCACCCCCGCCACCCCTACGCCGGCGAGCTGGTCTTCACGGCCTTCTCCGGATCGCACCAGGATGCGATCAAGAAGGGCTTCGCGGCGCTCGGGCCCGAGGTCTGGGAGATCCCCTATCTCCCGATCGACCCGGCCGACCTCGGGCGCAGCTACGAGGCCGTGATCCGGATCAACAGCCAGTCGGGCAAGGGCGGCGTCGCCTGGGTTCTGGAGGCGGATCACGGGCTGCGGCTGCCGCGCCGGCTCCAGGTCGAGTTCAGCCGCGCCGTGCAGGCTGCCGCCGACGCGAGCGAGGAGGAGATCGACTCGGCGCGGCTGTGGGCGCTCTTCGAGCGCGAGTACCTGGACGAGGGGGTGCTCGCGCTCCTCGAACACCGTGTCGTCCCGGAGGACGGAGACGGGCGCGTGCGCGTGGAGGCGACCGTACGCTTCCAGGGCGCCCTGCGCCGCATCGCCGGCGAGGGCGCCGGCCCGATCGACGCCTTCGTGACGGCCCTGCGCAAGGAGCTCGGCCTGGAGGTCCACGTGGCCGACTACGCCGAGCACGCGCTCGGCGAGGGCGAGGACGCGCTCGCCGCCGCCTACGTCGAGCTGCGCCGGCCCGGCGGCACGACGACCTGGGGCGCGGCCCGCCATCGCAGCATCGTGACGGCGAGCCTCGAGGCCGTGGTGAGCGCCACGAACCGGATCGCGGCCGGTGCGAGCGGCGGTACCTTGCAGCCATGA
- a CDS encoding DUF4870 domain-containing protein translates to MTMPIPPSYDDDELPPGFPETWERNWAVFCHLGGFAGLVLPGLGHVLVPLVLWLLRRDRSAFVDDHGREALNFQISITLYAIVATALMWVLIGFLLIVVVVGVQLVFMVLASVAASHGERYRYPLTLRLVS, encoded by the coding sequence ATGACGATGCCGATCCCGCCCTCCTACGACGACGACGAGCTCCCGCCCGGGTTTCCCGAGACCTGGGAGCGCAACTGGGCCGTGTTCTGCCATCTCGGCGGCTTCGCCGGCCTGGTGCTGCCGGGCCTCGGCCATGTCCTGGTCCCGCTCGTGCTCTGGCTGCTGCGCCGCGACCGGTCGGCCTTCGTCGATGACCACGGACGCGAGGCGCTGAACTTCCAGATCAGCATCACCCTGTACGCGATCGTGGCGACGGCGCTGATGTGGGTGCTGATCGGCTTCCTGCTGATCGTGGTGGTGGTGGGCGTGCAGCTCGTGTTCATGGTGCTCGCGTCGGTCGCGGCGAGCCACGGCGAGCGGTACCGCTATCCCCTCACGCTGCGGCTCGTCTCCTGA
- a CDS encoding M4 family metallopeptidase: MTPTPPAPRRRPLVAAAACVRAAAGLLGAAACARAVAGLLVAAGLLVAASAPATEPPRVALLPLPRAPRLAAPSATGPHADPRGARLRAVLDRMHERAAAARGAGPRGGARGQRALAAALERLRRARGEVEVQMDPRRGLPRMLRGRLAPATDAGPGRTRAERTARAFLRERRALFGLADPERELELARVQRDGQGRTHLRFRQRHRGVPVLPGELLVHLDPRGDIEVVNGSWVATPALAVAPRLPAEAAVAQARAEVAGALDAAIQAPELVVWAPGDRSARLAWSVLVPVSVSAQWRVVLDAGSGALLDSWNTAQDGDVTGSGVDLLDILRPLHVWAEGGTHFLVDASKPMFDPASDPPDPDTARGVISILDAQNQPPTSDPQFLPTLFHVTSATANGSWLRDGVSALFHFSAVYDYYLTTHGRDSLDGQGGSILAIVRLGQGFQNAFFLSEQNLMAFGDAEPYAAALDVVGHELTHGVTFHTANLIYRDESGALNEAISDIFGELVEASVEGAPDWLVGSALAAPLRDMAAPGSLTVFGAPYPAHYSQYRDLGALDGGGVHVNSSIVNHAFYQLAAGLSGNGIGLADAGRIFYRALTVYLTANARFVDARLACLQAAADLFGAGSNQEQRVREAFDRVGILDGSETPPPPPFPGTEGDDATLFLRAAQGTYFLYRLEPDLDGGTPAPLSAFDVGSKRPAVRGDGSLAWFVDSLDDLCVVATDGSEAQETCSYDIDPEASLQGQIASVAVSPGGDVHGFVLRDPDTGQRLNEITIIDRRRSPPDDLRTYTLGAPVTVPGPGGSFSVATIELADALEITASEELVIYDALNILQLASGGTVEVWSIYALDRATGGVFAIVPPQAGIDVGYPALAQRSDGFLVFDAVDVASGVGNVLAGDLSTGALTSIATGLDGFSVPGYNGDDTRVVYSAPAGTETAFSLVAQPVSGRTLPQGAPVPWIADADYSVVYRRGSFVPEPGPGALGAAAALALAALARPGRYQRSQCSTRARGRRSAGRKSEPVV; this comes from the coding sequence ATGACCCCCACCCCGCCGGCTCCCCGGCGCCGCCCGCTCGTCGCGGCCGCCGCCTGCGTGCGAGCGGCCGCAGGGCTCCTCGGGGCTGCCGCCTGCGCACGAGCGGTCGCCGGGCTCCTCGTGGCTGCCGGCCTGCTCGTCGCCGCGAGCGCCCCCGCCACCGAGCCGCCGCGCGTGGCCCTGCTCCCCCTGCCCCGGGCGCCCCGGCTGGCCGCGCCCTCCGCCACGGGGCCGCATGCGGATCCGCGCGGCGCGCGCCTGCGCGCGGTGCTCGACCGGATGCACGAGCGCGCGGCCGCGGCCCGCGGCGCGGGACCCCGCGGCGGCGCGCGCGGGCAGCGCGCGCTCGCGGCCGCCCTCGAGCGGCTGCGCCGCGCGCGCGGCGAGGTCGAGGTGCAGATGGATCCCCGGCGCGGCCTGCCGCGCATGCTGCGCGGCCGGCTCGCTCCCGCGACGGATGCGGGCCCGGGCCGCACCCGGGCGGAGCGCACCGCCCGCGCCTTCCTCCGCGAGCGGCGCGCGCTCTTCGGGCTCGCCGACCCGGAGCGCGAGCTCGAGCTCGCCCGCGTGCAGCGCGACGGCCAGGGCCGCACCCACCTACGCTTCCGCCAGCGACACCGCGGCGTGCCGGTGCTCCCGGGCGAGCTGCTCGTGCACCTCGACCCGCGCGGCGACATCGAGGTCGTGAACGGCTCGTGGGTGGCGACGCCGGCGCTCGCGGTGGCTCCCCGGCTCCCGGCCGAGGCCGCCGTGGCGCAGGCGCGCGCCGAGGTCGCGGGTGCGCTCGACGCGGCGATCCAGGCGCCGGAGCTCGTCGTCTGGGCGCCCGGCGATCGTTCCGCGCGGCTCGCCTGGTCGGTCCTCGTCCCCGTCTCGGTGTCCGCGCAGTGGCGCGTGGTGCTGGACGCCGGGAGCGGTGCGCTGCTCGACTCGTGGAACACCGCGCAGGACGGCGACGTCACCGGCAGCGGGGTCGACCTGCTCGACATCCTGCGCCCGCTGCACGTCTGGGCCGAGGGCGGCACCCACTTCCTGGTGGACGCCAGCAAGCCGATGTTCGACCCGGCCTCCGACCCGCCGGACCCCGATACGGCCCGCGGCGTCATCTCGATCCTCGACGCGCAGAACCAGCCGCCGACCAGCGACCCGCAGTTCCTCCCGACGCTCTTCCACGTCACCTCGGCGACGGCGAACGGTTCCTGGCTCCGCGACGGCGTCTCCGCGCTCTTCCACTTCTCGGCGGTCTACGACTACTACCTGACCACGCACGGGCGCGACTCGCTGGACGGGCAGGGCGGCTCGATCCTCGCCATCGTCCGGCTCGGCCAGGGCTTCCAGAACGCCTTCTTCCTCTCCGAGCAGAACCTGATGGCCTTCGGCGACGCCGAGCCCTACGCCGCGGCGCTCGACGTCGTGGGCCACGAGCTGACCCACGGTGTCACCTTCCACACCGCCAACCTGATCTACCGCGACGAGTCCGGTGCGCTCAACGAGGCGATCTCCGACATCTTCGGGGAGCTGGTCGAGGCGAGCGTCGAGGGCGCTCCGGACTGGCTCGTCGGATCCGCGCTCGCGGCGCCCCTGCGCGACATGGCGGCGCCCGGCTCGCTCACGGTGTTCGGCGCCCCCTATCCCGCCCACTACTCGCAGTACCGGGATCTCGGTGCGCTCGACGGCGGCGGCGTGCACGTGAACAGCAGCATCGTGAACCACGCCTTCTACCAGCTCGCCGCGGGCCTCTCGGGCAACGGCATCGGCCTCGCGGACGCCGGGCGCATCTTCTACCGCGCGCTCACGGTCTATCTGACCGCCAACGCCCGCTTCGTGGACGCGCGCCTGGCGTGCTTGCAGGCGGCGGCGGACCTCTTCGGTGCGGGCTCGAACCAGGAGCAGCGCGTGCGCGAGGCCTTCGACCGGGTCGGGATCCTGGACGGCAGCGAAACCCCTCCGCCACCCCCTTTCCCAGGCACCGAGGGGGACGACGCGACGCTCTTCCTGCGCGCCGCGCAGGGCACCTACTTCCTGTACCGCCTGGAGCCCGATCTCGATGGCGGCACGCCCGCCCCGCTCAGCGCCTTCGACGTCGGGAGCAAGCGCCCGGCCGTCCGTGGCGACGGGAGCCTGGCCTGGTTCGTCGACAGCCTGGACGACCTGTGCGTCGTCGCCACCGACGGCAGCGAGGCCCAGGAGACCTGCAGCTACGACATCGACCCGGAGGCCTCGCTCCAGGGCCAGATCGCTTCGGTGGCGGTGTCGCCGGGCGGTGACGTCCATGGCTTCGTGCTTCGTGATCCCGACACCGGGCAGCGGCTGAACGAGATCACGATCATCGACCGCCGGCGGAGCCCGCCGGACGACCTGCGTACCTATACGCTGGGCGCGCCCGTCACGGTGCCGGGTCCGGGCGGCAGCTTCTCGGTGGCGACGATCGAGTTAGCCGACGCGCTCGAGATCACGGCCAGCGAGGAGCTCGTGATCTACGACGCCCTCAACATCCTCCAGCTCGCCTCGGGCGGCACGGTCGAGGTCTGGAGCATCTATGCGCTCGACCGCGCGACCGGCGGCGTCTTCGCGATCGTGCCGCCGCAGGCGGGGATCGACGTCGGGTATCCGGCGCTGGCGCAGCGCAGCGACGGCTTCCTGGTCTTCGACGCGGTGGACGTCGCGAGCGGGGTCGGAAACGTCCTCGCCGGCGACCTCTCGACCGGAGCGCTGACGTCGATTGCGACCGGCCTCGACGGCTTCTCGGTGCCGGGGTACAACGGCGACGACACGCGCGTGGTCTACTCCGCCCCGGCCGGCACCGAGACCGCCTTCTCCCTGGTGGCGCAGCCGGTCTCCGGGCGCACGCTCCCGCAGGGCGCGCCGGTGCCGTGGATCGCCGACGCCGACTACAGCGTGGTGTACCGGCGCGGCAGCTTCGTGCCGGAGCCCGGGCCGGGAGCGCTCGGCGCGGCTGCGGCGCTCGCGCTCGCGGCGCTCGCACGGCCGGGCCGCTACCAGCGATCCCAGTGCAGCACGCGCGCGAGGGGCAGGCGCTCGGCGGGCCGGAAGTCGGAGCCCGTCGTGTAG
- a CDS encoding PilZ domain-containing protein: MAEQRIARRIRRRMACELKADGRQQRAIVIDLSHTGLFVQTSARLSPGTQVELLLQFEGDREPLLLRAAVARQKAVPSNLTSVAQGGIGLRIVDAPRAYYELVGETAAPVPAAAPTIPPASSPRPPMPAADPKTAPEAPPSSPPRFRVRVKQSDGPRSRILDIAAETAERASAAALAQVGAGWEALGAERV; the protein is encoded by the coding sequence ATGGCCGAGCAGCGCATCGCGAGGCGGATCCGCCGCCGCATGGCCTGCGAGCTCAAGGCCGATGGCCGCCAGCAGCGGGCGATCGTGATCGACCTCTCGCACACCGGCCTGTTCGTGCAGACCTCGGCGCGCCTCTCGCCGGGCACCCAGGTCGAGCTGCTCCTCCAGTTCGAGGGTGACCGCGAGCCGCTCCTCCTGCGCGCCGCCGTCGCGCGCCAGAAGGCCGTTCCCTCGAACCTGACGAGTGTCGCCCAGGGTGGGATCGGGCTGCGGATCGTCGACGCGCCGCGCGCCTACTACGAGCTGGTCGGCGAGACGGCGGCGCCCGTGCCGGCGGCAGCTCCGACGATCCCGCCGGCTTCGAGCCCGCGCCCGCCGATGCCGGCTGCGGACCCCAAGACCGCTCCCGAAGCGCCGCCGTCCTCGCCCCCGCGCTTCCGCGTGCGCGTCAAGCAGAGCGACGGCCCGCGCTCGCGCATCCTCGACATCGCCGCCGAGACCGCCGAACGGGCCTCCGCGGCGGCGCTGGCGCAGGTGGGCGCCGGCTGGGAGGCGCTCGGCGCGGAGCGCGTATAG
- a CDS encoding acyl-CoA dehydrogenase family protein: MTLPSDDGFLQDPPRLADQWRDDTLLRSWLARTVDADARRAIEPELAEMGALAAGRLHELALAHRGDEPTHVPYDAWGRRVDEVRVNPAWEEYARVAAERGLVATGYERRHGRFSRVHQFALVHLFHPSSQVYTCPLAMSDGAARTLETLGRDPLFERALARLTARDPAVAWTSGQWMTERAGGSDVGLSETVALRGADGGWLLHGVKWFTSAVSSQMALTLARPEGNGPGGKGLALFYVEVRDAAGRLRNIEVLRLKDKLGTRNLPTAELRLDGTPAEPVAGLADGVRQMATMLNLTRTWNAVCATASLRRGVALARDYARRRVAFGAPLAEKPLHLDTLAGMAAEAEAAFALTFDMVARLGAQETAAGGARNEALLRLLHPLAKLTTGKQAVAGASEALEAFGGAGYLEDTGLPELLRDAQVLAIWEGTTNVLALEAVRAVLRADALAPALEEIRERARGVEQALLRPPAESALRAADHIEAWWARAASRGASLHEAALRRFTLTLGRSFALAALLEHADWALLREGDARSAAAARRFAAHGVDLLRDEDEALAATTGLALGEALDAQAL, from the coding sequence ATGACGCTCCCGTCCGACGACGGCTTCCTCCAGGATCCTCCCCGCCTCGCCGACCAGTGGCGCGACGACACGCTGCTGCGCAGCTGGCTCGCGCGCACCGTCGACGCCGATGCGCGCCGCGCGATCGAGCCCGAGCTCGCGGAGATGGGCGCGCTGGCGGCCGGGCGGCTCCACGAGCTCGCCCTCGCGCACCGTGGCGACGAGCCCACCCACGTGCCCTACGACGCCTGGGGCCGGCGCGTCGACGAGGTGCGGGTCAACCCGGCGTGGGAGGAGTACGCCCGGGTCGCCGCCGAGCGCGGGCTCGTCGCGACCGGCTACGAGCGCCGCCACGGCCGCTTCTCGCGCGTGCACCAGTTCGCGCTGGTCCACCTGTTCCATCCCTCGAGCCAGGTCTACACCTGCCCGCTCGCGATGAGCGATGGCGCCGCGCGCACGCTCGAGACGCTGGGCCGCGACCCGCTCTTCGAGCGCGCGCTGGCGCGGCTCACGGCGCGCGATCCGGCCGTCGCCTGGACGAGCGGACAGTGGATGACCGAGCGCGCCGGCGGCTCCGACGTCGGGCTCTCGGAGACCGTGGCGCTGCGCGGCGCCGACGGCGGCTGGCTCCTGCACGGCGTCAAGTGGTTCACCTCGGCCGTGAGCTCGCAGATGGCGCTCACGCTGGCACGGCCCGAGGGCAACGGCCCCGGCGGCAAGGGGCTCGCGCTCTTCTACGTCGAGGTGCGCGACGCCGCGGGGCGGCTGCGCAACATCGAGGTGCTGCGGCTCAAGGACAAGCTCGGCACCCGCAACCTGCCCACCGCCGAGCTGCGCCTCGACGGAACGCCGGCCGAGCCCGTCGCCGGCCTCGCCGACGGCGTGCGCCAGATGGCCACGATGCTGAACCTGACCCGCACCTGGAACGCGGTATGCGCGACCGCGAGCCTGCGCCGCGGCGTCGCGCTGGCGCGCGACTACGCGCGCCGGCGCGTGGCCTTCGGCGCGCCGCTTGCCGAGAAGCCGCTGCACCTGGACACGCTGGCCGGGATGGCCGCCGAGGCGGAGGCTGCCTTCGCGCTCACCTTCGACATGGTGGCGCGGCTCGGCGCGCAGGAGACCGCCGCGGGCGGCGCGCGCAACGAAGCACTGCTGCGGCTCCTGCACCCGCTCGCCAAGCTCACGACCGGGAAACAGGCGGTGGCGGGGGCCAGCGAGGCGCTCGAGGCCTTCGGCGGCGCCGGCTACCTCGAGGACACGGGTCTTCCCGAGCTGCTGCGCGACGCCCAGGTGCTGGCGATCTGGGAGGGCACCACGAACGTGCTCGCGCTCGAGGCGGTGCGCGCCGTGCTGCGCGCGGACGCGCTCGCGCCGGCGCTCGAGGAGATCCGCGAGCGGGCGCGCGGCGTGGAGCAGGCGCTCCTGCGGCCGCCGGCCGAGAGCGCCCTGCGTGCTGCCGACCACATCGAGGCCTGGTGGGCGCGCGCGGCCTCGCGCGGCGCCTCGCTCCACGAGGCGGCGCTCCGGCGCTTCACCCTCACGCTCGGGCGCAGCTTCGCACTCGCCGCCCTGCTCGAGCACGCCGACTGGGCCCTCCTGCGCGAGGGCGACGCGCGTTCGGCCGCCGCCGCGCGCCGCTTCGCCGCCCACGGCGTCGACCTGCTGCGAGACGAGGACGAGGCGCTCGCCGCCACGACCGGCCTCGCGCTCGGTGAGGCGCTCGACGCCCAGGCGCTGTAG